The sequence below is a genomic window from Sander lucioperca isolate FBNREF2018 chromosome 6, SLUC_FBN_1.2, whole genome shotgun sequence.
ttgtaccaaatttggttgctgttccaccagagttccactgggggtgatcgcaggcgagtgcaaaatgaatgggactctctGGAGCCacacggctaaatttgtctctttcgcctgattgccattgagaaatctcagatttgattgtagtttttccaagttcaacatggattataggttgaAAGTTACTATGAGTatgagtacttatgtcctttcgatttgttacaggttgagtcgttgttgcccataacacgctagcattctgctaatgaatgctgattggtcagtgaaggactgattacgatcagagatcccgcttgacggcatccgaagcagaaccagaatgtcagagtgaatatttcggcgtggtctttaaaacattagcaaacctctttgtagcacgtgtattgacacagagagcctaacctgtcagctgtgttgtcgatgcctcgagagaaaaaaggaagtgactcagagcttgctgtaaagcagtatctctggccgtatatgtgtatgacgtcattgacattttaaaaggctttttagaaccaaaaaggcactttaaaaaaatctaacacccagcagtgtgtattttcttagcctcccctttcgaatgcaacattcaaattactagacaaaaaatgatatcctgagaaaagtggattttgaggggtatagctccatagagtcccattcattctgcactcgcctgtgAGTGCCCTATAGTGGAACCaaagtggaactgcaaccagttcagaagtcGGAAGtatcgagagagtggaacttcttcccttattagaaattctttgacaGGACTGTAAGAAAATGCTCACTTCAAATTTAAAGTTGAAAGTTTTTACCAATTATTACACACACTTGTAATTATGTACAATTGATACAGCAAGTTTTATTTGATCGTATCTTTTATCTAGCTCAGGGAAATGTTGTCAATAGAAAACATATAGTTTGTACATAACTGAGGCTCAGCACTGCTTAGGTTTACTTCAGTAAATCTGTAATGGCCTGCAGTCAACACAAGTGTGATGCATTGGGTCTGATCTTCACTGTGCATCCTCATTTAGTAGCTGCCGAGCCAGAGGGGGAGCATGGGGGAAGGGGTGaaagacggacagagacagagtcaaACAGTAAatgaaagattttaaaaaacaagGAACCACTTCTCCGTCTCTGAGGAATTTCATGGTGGGATTAGTGAAACGACTGCTCACTCACATACGTAAAGGCTTACCATACCAAACAGATCCAAGCCATTTCCCCAAGGCGTAGCCCAACATCATACCACAGCAGCAGGTAAAAAAATCCCCCTTACTGCTGTGTTTCAAAGTCTTGACACAGTGCACATAAGTGCAGCATTTAGCCTGATCCTAAGCTTCACCCAGACACAAGCGCTACAAGAGTTCCTCATTGATTTCAACAGACACAACAAAAAACGAATTTGCTCGACTGCTCGCCTGGCTGGAGGAGGTGCTGCGCTTGCCTAATAAGCCAAAAATCTTTATCACTATCCATCTTCCATCCTGTAAATCTTCACTGCATCTGCAAAAATAAATCTGTGGTGATACCAAGCTGGCAGACCCAGGTCACACACTGGGCCATAAAGCATCACACACCATCGATTGGTGCTCTCAAAGGGCAGATAACAATCAGAAAATGGGGTGATAATGCTTGAATGTTGCTGATGGTGGTCAGTCCAAATAGGCCCATTATGCAGCCTCTGTTATATGATACCGCCACCTCCTCTTTCCACTTGAAATGCTTCACAAATTCTTCATCCATTAGAGGAagttacacttttcaaaatgGGAGTGGCTGTCAGAGATACTTTGTCTCTTTTGATCTTTGATGAACTAATCTGGTTTTGGATCTCTGTGAATGTTCATGTCCCCATAGTCTGCCTTTTATTTCACAGTTTCATCATGAACCTGTAAAATAAAGGTCTCCACTGAGTGGGCTCAGAAAGCTTTTCCAAAACCACAAAGGCTTTGTTTATCAGATGGATGTCTTCATTAGATGTATTAGATTTCCTCATCATCAGCAGctctttcactctctttttttctaatttatttTACCTCTCCACAATGCAACAACTCTCTTGTGGACTGTTATAGCTAGCTACTTGCTGAATATAAATGATTTCTAGCGTAATATAGATTTTCCCTACATGCTACTTAATGCCTTTCTTCTGTCAAACTGACTCAGAATTACTTCCATTTAAGCCAGCATAACTTTACTGAGCCAAAGCACAGAGATACATTTACACATGGGCGTAAATTTCATCTAACAGatggggggacaataaacattaTGGGCCCTGGTGCAGCGCGgcgcaaagcctgacgcaagtgtctttgctattttaagaccgtgCAGCGCACACGTCGTTTAAATatcaaatgcacctgcgcccatctttgcgcccatgggcgtgctggtcttacagggaggtgtgttcaggtgcattcttggcgtattgctatcttgaggcagtgggaagtgatcgcgccattgaccaacaaaaacatggtctaaagtcaatagcgcagcatttcattgttattttaacagctcaGTGCAGAACCTTCATTTACATCAGATTACAAGTCTGTTCGTGGAGCTACAGTGAACAGATTGACCTTCTTACACATAACTCTATACTTCTATGTTGGCTGCTCTCATTTACATGTGGACATCCATCACCTAGACCGCAGATTGATCTTCTATGgctcagaaataaaaaaaaaagtatccttTATTTATCTTAAGAAATCTTGCAGCACAATCATTTTTCAGCACTGCCCTGCTTTACTTTCAAGCAGCTTCGCATACAGAATATTCACACCAGTTCAAAACTAGTCAGTAAGGCTGCAGTGTTGTACTGTGTTGAAAATGATTTTGAAAATAGCTATGCAACAGCCAAAATGAAATGCAATACTACATGTAACAACTCTACTCCCTAACACTGCCCCACATCCAAAGTCTAATGCGTAGCTATTGAGCCTGCCTACATAGCCGCCCGCCACAGTTGTTTGGAGAGCACTTTTCAACTGTATTACTGTTCACGTGTTTTGCTTAGTACATGTCTTGGTCATACAAAATAAAGGGGTTAATTTAAGggatttttaaaaatcaaaattcATTTGAAAAAAGATATTGGCTGATATATTATTATCAGATGTTCCAACTCTCAAAAACTTAAAGCATGTGGATATTTCTATTGAGCTATAGACAAGTTATTAGGTTTTagccacacacatgcacacttccATTGCgtgcgcgcacacgcacacacacacacacacacacacacacacacacacacacacacacacacacacacacacacacacacacaccccaactcCACCTAAGATGACTATAAATTCTCAGTAAAAAGAATGTGCTGTAAAGTTGCAAAGGCTGGTTTCAAATTTCACTCCATGCGACACAGAGAAGTTGCAACACAATTAGGTGTTCACGTGTTGATGCAGAACTAGTAAAGTACTTTAAGTCCTGGGTTGATGTGCCTGTAATTGGCTCCCATTCTTTATTGGAAATGCTTCACTTGTTGCTGCGGTTACCTCGCTGGGCTCTCCGACCATATTAGCCTGCAACTTTCACCCCACAAAGAAACACTGGCACATTCAGTCCAGACTTCTGCTTTTGGGCAAAAAACATTCCCCTTGATGTTTTATTACTTATATAAGTTAGATATTAGTATACCGACTGCAGTCCTTTATCAGTGCAGGAAAGGCTATGTTACAGTAagtgtagtcttgcattgccagacctatctccacagcgctgcgaagtaCAGAAAGTGAAACAATCCACTGCATTGATACTGCCCCTGGTGGCTCTTTAGCTCTCACTTTTGAAATGCTGTCTCAGCATTACTGGAGGCATTTTTGTGGGGCCATATTTTTTGCTAAGTCATCATCCAGTGTAATATAATGGCACAGTGTGATGCCAAATTGAAGAGAAATCATCAGCTAGGTGGGACGCCAGGACATAATACCCTGATAGATTGATGAAAGTGTTATTATTCATTtcattctctccctcttctgtctctctttgtgtttctctcACCACAGGTCAGGAGTGGCCATGCCATTTGGCTGTTTAACAATCGGGGAAAAGAAGGATTATAGCAATCCTTCGGACGTGACAGATAAATATGACCTGGGTCAGATTGTTAAATCGTGAGTATCTCAACAGCTTCTTGACTTTTGAAAGATGCATCATCGCTTCTTGAGAATCCATCATGTCTGTGTTTATATCCCTGTAAATGAACCTTACATGCCATAAAAATGATTCTTTTCAGGGAGGAGTTCTGTGAGATATTCAGGGCCAAGGACAAAACTACAATGAAAATGTATACATGCAAAAAGTTCCTGAAAAAGGATGGAAGGAAAGTCCGCAAGGCTGCGAAAAATGAGATTGTCATCTTAAAGATGTAAGTTATTCATTGTGATTAATGTTTTCTGGTGTCTAAAATGATGTGTTAAATAGTGCATTAGTGATGAGACtgctttgcttttttgtttttccctaTTTCATCTTCTTAAATACTAATTTCACAGACAAAACaatttttgaaaagaaaaacaaaaagagaaaacaacttTTGATGCTTACTTTAATAAGAAAAGTCAAGTGAACCTCATTTTGCTGAGTGATCACACAGCCACTGTTTCTAAAAACCTTGTTTGTCTCAACTTCTCTCTGATGATGATCTGACTTCCAGGTAAAACCAGGTAAAACCCACATTAGCATAACCTGGGTCTTATCAAACAATTTCTCGCTGACAGCAGGCGAAGCAGTGGAGAAAGATGAATATGAATGTGTGATTTCCTTATAAGAAGAAGAAATCAAATATGATGACATTGTCAAAGGCTGGGATTAATTGCTGGCAAACAGTAAATGCAGTCTTGAATATAAAATGTTTGTATATAGGCATTACATAAGAAAAGAGGTGCTTATTCAAGTATTAATCTTCCTACATATGTTTATTGTTATTTCTTGCTGTACTCCTGCAGTTATTGTACCGGCAATTTGGTTCCTTCTCAGTCAAGAGTTTTTTATACTGTTAATACCATTAACCCCCTCCAGTTAAAAATCTGTTTTGCTTATTGTTCTTGGATGTTGTGCAGAGTTTGACACAACAATgctgttttcacattcatctgCTGAGGGGGAAACATTTCTCTGAGCTCTATTTAAATCATTTTAcctttcatttcatttacattttacctTTAtgtatccaggtaagtcgattgagaacaatttctcatttgcaacgacgacctgtcacattcacacagttccacattcatacctggaagctgcccagtacaaccacagtctgatctgctggccactgagcagctccactggagcggttggaggttaagggccttgctcaagggcacctcagtggtggtaatgagggagagACAAGCGCTGGGAcatatttaaatacataaaagtactcaacaaataaataatttgcctcatgtttttttccacaaaaaatttaaattacctcattaaaaaaaaatcttcaaattACATGTAATCCTTCTCAGGGACAAGCACTGCTCTTTTCACTgtcccacccagattttatcctgccaGTCTAGGGATTGAACCAGCAATCTCCCAGTCACAAACTCACATCATTAACCCTCTAGGACACTACTGCCctatatatgcatgtatattAATAGATTCTAGATTTGTTAATGACTGAGAAGGAGTACATGTAATTTGAAGATTTTTTTAGgcaaattatttatttgttgggtatttttatgtatttaaatatgtatgtaGGGGATCTGTAAttgtgtgcaaaaatgtttttatattggCAATACCTAAATTAACAGACCAATCCTatggaaggaaagaaaaaagagtgtTTGACAGAAGTGTTGTCAGAAGCAATGCAGTCACACTTTATGTAATTACAACAGGTGGTTGCAGATAATAACCCCTGATTGGTTTTAGAGAAATACCATATCATTGTCGGTGTTGTCAGTACAACAACACCGACAATGATAATgattaagtagaattttcacgtatctgtactttactacgttatttatatttctggaaactcttacttttactccactacatttcccctaagcatcttcgttactcgttagttgcaagaaatgtttttgcacgttggagtgaaagattctttaaaaaaaaaagaaaattctgtTGTTTGAATTTGATGTTCAAGAAGGATGTTGAAACCCTGACTATTATGCTTTACTATGAGGAAGCCAAAATAAAGTTCTGAATCAaagtttttatttacttttacttctaataataagtacatttaatatcagaaaattacttttgatacttaagtacagtaaatatcagatactttaagattTTAagtcaagtaatattctaaaaggtcattttctggtaagatacttatacttttactcaagtattgctttcaagtactttatacaagactgatCATTGTCCACATGCAGTTGTGGTAAGCCAAACTACTGCATGTCCAAAGTCTCTCCCCATTTGCTATCTGCTAGACACCATTCActttctgcctttttattttagTGTTTGAATTTTGTTGAAAGGACGTGCACTTTTTTAGCTGGAAACCCCATTTTGTGAAGGTTTTCCTTGCTTCTCATGTACAGTAACTGACATGTAAATTACAGTTATGTAATATTTAACACTGCACCTGTCAGTGGTGACGCAAAATGTAACTGATGCATAAATGCAAACCTGAATTTTCCATTCACTAACTGACCTATTGAGTCTTCTACATTGAGGAAGCCGTATCCTGCACAGCTTTATAGTGCATTCCATTTGTACTCAGAActcggattttccgaggtcaaagtcggaaacatgCCCTCTGGAGCTCGGGCAACCACCGAGTACCCCgagctaaaaatccaacatggctgctcagTGCATCAACAGtcgtgaaagctgtagtaacgtacagttataagcacttctgtgttatttgtgtcGTACACGCAGCGCTGTCCATATTCTATCAGTGGAcaatgttgttacgctgtttgtatgcagaaaaacagcgtaatgcgttgttataaactgacattgctaacaatggctaacctggctagagctgaaattaaaacaatgaaaatatgacttgtaaatggaacgcattcaactcgggtgtaaCATCATTCCCAGCTTcagcttccgagttccgaggtaaatgaaACGCACTATTAGTCCTTTTGGACATCCACATCTTTCCACATTCAGTGCAATTTAAGAAATGGTATCTTAAAGGCAACAGGAGTAATTTGCCAACTTCCTGGGGCTTGACAGACAGGAACAAAACTCTGTAGCCTTAAATATTCTTCCCTTGTGGGCCTATTTCACTATTATGTTTCCGAGCTGGTGCTGTGGTTGTCAAAGGCACAGTCAGCTGCTCAGCACCATGCTGCTTCATGGTTGCTTTTATGCCCATGTGCACTacattagacacacacacacacacacacacacatacagtataagtcAGTGATGTGAAGTTAAGTTAACTGATCATgctccctctctttgtctcaTTGATGACTATAGTGTGTTATTTATGAGCATTAAAGCAGGTCTTTACATTATTCCTCCAACTGAATGATTGATGCAGACATCATCTCCTATGTGATTCCTgacatcactctctctctctctctctttgtgttcctctctctgttttgtGCTTTGTGACGCATCTCCTCAGGGTGAAGCATCCCAACATTCTCCAACTGGTGGACGTCTTCGAGACCAAAAAAGAGTACTTCCTCTTCCTTGAACTGTGAGTGTAGATGTCTGATGAGCAGGGGAAAAAAGCTCTGTGCATGTCTTTGTGGTAGCTCGGGCCTGctgcactgtactgtatgtgttgattATACACTCGTGGGGAATGAGCTGTTGTAGCCTGAGGCCCTCTACGTAGATAAAAGAACAGCACTGAACTCCACTCATTTGGTATTCAGATATGAATGCTTGCTAGCTGCTCCATTCTCATCAGCATGTGTTTTTGGGGAATTTGATGCATTTCCACGGATATTTTAAATGCGCGATACTCATCTCGTCCTTCGGGGACACTAGATTTGCGAGTTTAGGAATTCTGGTTAGAAATAAATTATCAAACACAAAAGAAACATCTATGGGGAAATGATTAAAACCATTTGCCTTTAATAGGTGGGTGTTGTGTAATTTTGTCAAAAACGGTTATTCttggaaaaatgtaattaacaTTTCACTATAAATACACAACGTAGGAGGTTtctatatttctatatatttagtTTCTATAAATAGCTGACAATAGAGATTAGATGGACACATGGGAAGAATGGGGAATGACACAAAGGTTACCAGTCAGATTTTAAATGATAACATTGCAGTTACACGGTGCAAATCATCCAATGCTGAGAGAAAATCACATTCATTACtttcaacaacaaacatccaGTGCATGTGGCTGGGTTGggtcagtggtagagcaggcgtgCATATACTCAGAGGTTTATGGCTCAATGCAGAGGGccagggttcaaatctgacctgtgacaatttccttcatatcttccccctttctcatcTAGCTGTCCtgttaaaggtggaaaagcacaaaataaaaacatgtaatgCATTACAGGCCTTCCTTTTCCCACAGTGCAACAGGCAGAGAGGTATTTGACTGGATCCTGGACCAAGGCTACTACTCAGAGCGAGACACCAGCAACGTGGTGCGCCAGGTGCTGGAGGCTGTCGCCTACCTCCACTCCCTGCACATCGTTCACAGAAACCTCAAGGTAACACGCTATGTAGTGCAGGACTTGTAGGCCGAAGTAAACAAGACGCTGATACTGTGGAGGCATCACACTGTTAACACAAGCAATACAACTGTAATCCATGTAAATTATTTCACTTTTACCAAAAAACATTGTCCAGATATTTCTTTAGAATCAGTTATATGTTGAAAATATAGTGATCAAATGTTATTGAAATAAAGCTGCAaatctgacatttttttaaaattagtcCAGTAATTTAGTCTATGTAGTTTGTTAGATGTCTGCAAACCACCTAAACCGCTCTGTGATGTACAGTGCAGTTATAAGCGGCTCTAACAATAAATCCAAACTTGATCAGACTGTGTGATGTCCGCCATGGATCACACAGCACTATTTAGTAAAGTTCGGACAGAAGCACTACCTTAATGTTATTTTTAGCCATGATCTATCTGAactcattttaatgttttcaattattagatggattgccatgaaatcttATACAGATATtaatggtatatatatatatatatatatatatatatatataacatctatatatatatatctatatatataacatctgtatgattcttcatgtacagaccacagggagtcaaataaatcttaaatcttCTATTAAATCTTCATCTTAAATATGCGTTTAGAGAGTGACACCACGCTGGGAAAAGAAGAAGCATTTTGATGGAGAGTGTGGAAACACATGAGAGATCGTTttgtcaaagctaaaaaaaatggcTTCATGGAAAGAGTGTTCTTAACAGTGTTACAGACAGGCGGTCATTTTGATTTGGAGATAAACAAAGTCACTGATGCTTTAGTTTGTCGTATACAGATTCAAGACGACAAATGAGAAATAGAAGAGAAGGTGGTTGCGTCATTACTATTCATAGCAACAGCTGGATTAGCTTCTCCACCTTGATACCTTCTAAATCTCCTTGTATGGGACTGTCAGCTTAAATGAAATCAATGCAAAGTGGAAATGTGTCAAACTTGGTTGAGGCATTTAGCTTTAGtccaatcattaaaaaaaaaccaaaatgaaACGACACAAAGTGCACAGGATAATTTATCCTTTAGATGTTTTCAGATGTTTGAAAATCTCCCAACTGATATTCAACCTCTTAAATGTTCACTAGATGCTTAACTATGAAAATGAAAGAACTTAATAATGAATATTACGTTTAAGTGTTGTCATTGTAATATGCAATTCCTTTGTAGTTGGAAAACCTGGTTTACTACAATCGCCTGAAGCACTCTAAAATAGTCATCAGTGACTTCCATCTTGCCAAGCTGGAGAACGGACTAATCAAAGACCCCTGTGGGACACCAGAGTACCTGGGTGAGTATACCAAGTAACTAATAAGACATTGTAGAGTATGCAATGTGGCAGCCTTTTGTGGCTTTCAAACTCACAGAGATTTTGCTGATGTTTCTCTTCTCTTGTGCAGCTCCAGAGGTGGTTGGCAGACAGCGATATGGCAGGCCCGTGGACTGCTGGGCAACAGGTGTCAtcatgtacatactgtaagttGTGACATTTAAGATAAAGAGAGCAGATTATTATTCTCAACATAAGATAGGGATTCTTTTTCTAAAGCTCTAAACCTTATTTAAAGTCTCTGGGTGGCTGCAGACTTGATATTGGTAAAGATGATGCATTACGTGGTATTATACATCAGGCCTTGTTTAAATATGGTATGTAGAGTTTTTTTTACTCCTGatgctattttttttctttgctacCTCAGGCTGTCAGGCAACCCTCCTTTCTACGATGAAACTGACGACGATGATTTTGAAAATCATGACAAAAACCTGTTCCGAAAGATCCTGGCAGGCGATTTTGAGTTTGACTCTCCGTACTGGGATGAAATCTCAGATTCAGGTACTTTCTACTTTCTAACACTGTGAaggaacacaatgacagcttgCTGGGTAAACATTTCAAATTCAAAGCAGTTTCTCCTTTCTAACCCATAGAGTGGCCAAACACATGTCATCAGGAGAACAAaccccccttttttttgttaagtTTCTTCTGTGTGATTTCTCTCTGACAGCTAAAAGTCTAGTTGCTCTTCTGATGGAGGTGGATCAAGACCAGAGACTGACAGCCCAGGAGGCCATAAACCATGAATGGTAGGCAgcagtgtatatatattctgtagACCATTTAAACTAGTGTGAGCAGTGTGCTCAGAAGAGCTACAAGAGCAGACTTTCTTTCTTGTTTGATGTGTCCCTTAAAATCACATTGAGAAACTTCATAGTTTACTTTAAAAGGCTAATCACCATCCTTAATAAGTGCTCAGCATTCATTAATTTATACATATTGATGTGATCAAAATAAACCAAAGCTGCTTGTCACATAAGCAGTATGGCTCTAGAGATAGAAATGTCTGATCTGAAACAAATGTCGGATGGATTGGTACAACATTTAGCACAGAGATTCATCGTTTCCCAGACATTGTATTCTACTGACCAGCAGGTTGACATGTTCTGATTACTATTGAAATGTCCTGATGAATATTGAATGGATTTCCATTATTATTTGGTACAGAAATTC
It includes:
- the camkvb gene encoding caM kinase-like vesicle-associated protein encodes the protein MPFGCLTIGEKKDYSNPSDVTDKYDLGQIVKSEEFCEIFRAKDKTTMKMYTCKKFLKKDGRKVRKAAKNEIVILKMVKHPNILQLVDVFETKKEYFLFLELATGREVFDWILDQGYYSERDTSNVVRQVLEAVAYLHSLHIVHRNLKLENLVYYNRLKHSKIVISDFHLAKLENGLIKDPCGTPEYLAPEVVGRQRYGRPVDCWATGVIMYILLSGNPPFYDETDDDDFENHDKNLFRKILAGDFEFDSPYWDEISDSAKSLVALLMEVDQDQRLTAQEAINHEWISGGAASDKNIKENVCAQIEKNFARAKWKKAVRVTTIMKRLRAPEQSDSRATSPAAGAPADAAAPQAATDPSAPSSDTTPEGAPAAVTELPAGAEISQPAPEATAGVAASAEAPQEPSPAPQEAEPTSRCNGETSAALHAATEAGDEQD